Below is a genomic region from Phragmites australis chromosome 20, lpPhrAust1.1, whole genome shotgun sequence.
aacgccatcctcgggcgcccggcgctcgccaagtttatgatggccgtgcattatgcataccttacagttaagatgcccggccccgcaggctctatctccgtgatcgcggtcccccgggcaggttctttcaggttggcgacggaggaaggacagccactcccgaatccgtggaacatcgagcatcttcgacgcttctacccgtagattgtCGTGTTCacggttcaggttagtaaggccgggggcttctccctgcCCGAGCAGtatgaaggcttcgccccgtggggtaagtcgttgtcgcccaaccttgtaaatattgcacattaagtttttcaataagcaatcgctatgtcaaaatactttttatggattccgtatgtttaatctgtctggtgaggagctcggttgtgcgagaaaaagttcgctctctttttttttcccgctgacaaaagaatcccgatcggtatgcatgcgagcagtcgccgctgacttacgtccgccatggtaggctgtggtgttcggtgtcatgacaggctcccgggcactaccgagtttcggggtgctccgggtaatcccatcgctcgagctgctcgagtagtccggagctcgggcccccggagcgggctgtcggtgctcggtctggtctgtcatacccgggcgccaccaaaccataggacctctgggttatgcctctgcccgctcttgtccgccggtttgggtgtttgagaggtctcgggtcgaaaacgagagcagtctataacaagtaccgcactggcagagcgcaccaggcaaagaaatcctattttttctcttaagtcacaggctggcgatcgcaagcagctcggccgcaaGGGCTTTAATGCCCCGGcctttggtcggccccaagggtcctcgggtggtcctacctcttaggctcgggtggtcgagatcacccgaccctaggagcctcgtatgcctctgggcactcgggcactccgttgaaagaatcgagtctccgggcacccgagctcggaagcacatccctcctggatcgatgagctggaaggccgacagctgtccggtgagtggttatattcaaacaagtctgctttaagtaaatttatgtcctcgagtcactctcgggggccctcgcggtttaatctgttcggtgaggtggcctcctcgcacgcaaaacactgccgcgtgactattttttcccagaatgacagaacggtttgcagaaaagagtagcgtgctcgcgataacgtctgaccgaagcccttcgtggtggtcgtggtgttcggtccgcttttaaggaccccgagcactaccgagtcctcgggtgccctgggtaatcctatcgctcgagctactcgggtagtccggagctcaggtctcgggggcgggttgtcagtgctcggcctggcccgtttaaagcccgggcaccaccggaccgcgaggactcttggtcacattctcgcccgcacgcgtctcccttctactaactgagtggtcgcaaagtgaaaaagtgttcatcaggcacggcgtgttccgcgcGGGATCAATCCATCTCCCGGACAAGGAAGTctctgtctttgttcttaacttaggcaatacggattcgtgagagcttgaaggccgactaTGCCAGTAACAGCGATcaaagacaacttcatcctcggggacgggaaggtcgggaacggtccgactgagtactccccggggcttcgaagtaaaacatcggaagaagcatcgaacacatagagaaactggagttgcgagcccagggaaaaacagccatttaatattTACAGGATACtcccaaggcattttctaagggttcactcctacatctacaaacaaaaggaaagaggctacaaaagatctagtcggcggcagaagcgtcggctgaatcctctgagtcatccccgggggctggcggcggcggcacctctcgcctgaagccggccgccacctcagcggcggtgctccggaccgctgcccgggcaacctccccctcagcctcgaccactccctcccgcgccggctccagtgggaagttcgggtccccgcttcggtagcaggccaggacgtgctcggccacggcacgtgccaagccacgtccctcccgggcagcaagttcctggactgcccagggcagggtctcgaggcgctcgcagacctgctgcagccccaacacttgtcgtgcggggccgtcgcccttcttgtcgtcgacaagccgtccaagaccacccttctccacggcccgtcgcatccgccagagtatgtcctccagcatatgctcgaggttgacccgcgagacaaaggcagtctcgattttctccttggcggcccgcagctgtgcctcgagtccctggtccccggccggatcGGGAGCACCGCCAGCCACGGTggggacggcagcctgcttcgtcttggccaccatctcggacaaagcGCGTTCGTGCTCGGctagttccgcctcgtgcttcgcattctcctccgccctggtagccgcggcggccgtcacagcagcagcttcgccctctcggcgactcagttcgccttctcggcgactcaactcaatctcccgccgatcgcgcgatgtcagcgattgctaggcgtattttcctcgatctgcgcggcaacctCGCATGCCGCCCGGATGgatatcatacccttcggaaattgtgtggacacgcgtccactcattttccggttggaacatacttgaggtctaggtccgcaagggccacccctcgaaagcttgccacatggcgtccgcgccagccttggcctcggtcacgacgaagggcccattcgcagtctccgtcccatcggctaccaacgggcccgggggctactgtcggtgtatttagaaccaggggtccctaagtcccgaggccaggccggccatccaccacatatcaccgccctgcaaggtaggtagaagctaagtcccgggagaaggtgctcggggccgccgcttctggttcctgagcaccctagttccccgatgatccgcagagcccaaataccaagaaggaagtgctcgggagagagtgctcggggctgcacgtggcagcccccgaggactcggtgccccgaaggtcccaccgaagtgctcgggagagagtgctcggggctgcacgtggcagcccccgaggactcggtgccccgaaggtcccaccgaagtgctcgggagagagtgctcggggctgcacgtggcagcccccgaggactcggtgccccgaaggtcccaccgaagtgctcgggagagagtgctcggggctgcacgtggcagcccccgaggactcggtgccccgaaggtcccaccgaagtgctcgggagagagtgctcggggctgcacgtggcagcccccgaggactcggttccccgaaggttcgcgcaagatcattcaacgacccgaagggtcccgtcgtcagggtgtcatccagtcaaaggcccaatgccgcatttaataggcacgcgcggtctgacatcctgacatcctgatattctcagctgcccacgccccagtgtcagaccctgccatacactggcaggggggcgtgggtccattaaatgcacgggtcccgttccgttttatccaggtgcctcgggataacgttgccaaaatcgaagcgctcggcctgccaccctgccctggcagaagaacaagacagggtgggcgcaccgggcacctctgaggctgcccggtgggcccctttcatggcgccccgaggctcccgcagcggctggtggtcgaatgcgcgccgcatctctccaccgcccctgtcacttcgccaagatgaaatgattacgcctttctccgtggcaccttggcattcacgtcccctctttcccattcaggatatgttgaggtcggcgcgcctataaaagaaaaggatggagaacactagaaaagagagaggaagagcccccgaccacaagacgaccaagagaccagacaaccaacaatctccggcgaaccaggccaaagatagatcgacagacactcgaaccagctcaagttaagctagaacagaagagcctcaagctctttgtaaacagttctccccttagaaccagatatctccttgaagaatccccttcaaggataaatatagcgcttatacaggagtagggtgttacgcctccgtgcggcccgaacctgtctaaaacccggcgtacccacttttccttgcattagggtgatcgtctcccactagccatcgcatttatttccgttcccgattatttcccacacaagcttttccaggatcatccccccggccgaatctctaaaaaggggtctctcgggatccctgcgacaggagttcactctccgacagttGTACTTTCAGGAAGAATAGCCGAGAAGTGCTAAATCTTGTGGGGTATAGTGACAGTGATTTGGCTGGTGATCTAGATGATAGAAAGAGCACTAGTGGTTGTGTGTTTTTGCTTGGAGGAAATCTGATCACCTGGAGCTCACAAAAACAGAAAATTGTTGCTTTATCATCATGTGAGGCTGAATATATGGCAGCTGCAATGGCAACCTGTCAAGGGATATGGCTCTCAAGACTGATTTCAGATTTGCTTGGAGCTGATCATGACAAGTTCAAACTGAAGGTGGATAATATGTCTGCAATTGAATTGAGTCGAAATCCTGTGCATCACagcagaaccaaacacatcgaTACTAAGTTCCATTTCATCAGGGACTATATCACAGAAGGAAGAATGGAAATGGAACATGTGAGCACTGATGGTCAGTTAGCTGACATACTGACAAAGCCCCTTGGGCGTGTGAAGTATGTTGAAATGAGGCAACAACTGAACGTCAGGGAAATTTCAGAGTTTCGGTCTGGCCATGTCTAAGGGGGTGATTTGTTGAGTAGACATGTCCtcgtgtgtgtttgtgtgtgtacATGAACGTGTCTTAGTGATCTGGCGTATGTGTGCGAGAGTCCAAGTCTCTCGGTTAGGTAGTTGAGCTTTAGCAGCAGAGAAAAACTGAGTTCAGTTAAGCAGTCCGAGAGAGGAGGATGGAGTGCGTTGTGACCAGAGGAATCGGATCACGTACATGTAATCGTGTGTGTAGTGGGCAAGCCAAAGTGCttaataaaaacaaaagacaaaaagagggAATTATACTTGACTCCCCAAAACAAACTCCCAGCGTAATCACTCTCTGATTATTCAGTTTTCTGAATACGCTGATCTCTTCTAGATTACAGTGAAGTAGTGCGGTGAGTGCAGCTGATCGGTGAGGACCTGTTCCAACAATAGGTAAGTCCTGTTACTGTTGAGGTGCAGTGCAGGCCATGTAGACCTCAAGATCAAGTACAGGGTCGGTCCTTCTTCTCTTCGGCACATGTACCTCTCACGACGTCGATTGCTGAACtctatcttcttcttcgtcgtcttctagaGTTGTGAAACGGTCTTGCAGGTTGCATGGCTCTCAGGAACTCTGACTATTAGAAGCTGGGTCGTCAGAATTGACACGAAATTGGACTCGGGTTCGGTACGGTGCTAGAAAGCATCAGTCTTGGCCGTTGCAGCCAGGATTCCATCAAATCTGTGCCTTATCGCTAGCCAGCCATGACGCACCTTTGCGCACATCAATTGGCTGCCCATGCAGAACTAACACATTTCATATGACCACTTTCACCATGCGAAACCTCTTCGCCAACCCTCTGGCATTATCCACTAATCAATCACCAACCGACCCAATGCTCGCGTGCCCGCCTGTTGATGCAATCTCCCAACCAGTGtccttgaaaaataaaaaagtcgcTGTCCTCGACCAATCCTGGTGGAAAACGCTGACCACCTGGAACTGAAAGAACAGCTAAACATCAAAACCGAACCCCCACCGACCGGTCAAGCTCACCAAACAACCAAACACGACACATCATAACCCCGAATCAAATCTAAGAAACTCGTCTTATTCCGTATAGCATTTGCACCAAAGTACAGTAGAAGACCTCGACAATTCAAAGATTCCGAACAAGAGCAGCGAAAGATAGGTTTTGGCCTAAATATCAAAATTCCTATTTCACAAGGGCAGCATGCGCTTCGGATTAGGACAGAACAGCCATCACGTCGGATGCCCTGAGCACGATGTACTCGCCGTCCTCACCCTTGAACTCACTTCCTGCATACTTGGTGTACATCACCTTGCTTCCAGGAGCAATCGACAAGGCCTTCCTGCTGCCATCCTCGCCCAAGGGTCCGGGGCCTACGGCTATTACCTGTTCCACGATGTATTAGAGACACGAGAAATGAGCTGGATGCTATAAGAATGTCAGGACTGATTCTGAACGAATCCATGGGGTTGCTGATACACATGTAGTAGTACCAAATGGAAAATGTATACAGTGCATGTTGGGAGTGCAGAAGGATGAAATATAATGTTGTGTGGTTGATCTTTTTCATGTTTTGTGAGGTGGCCAATCTTTAGTTACTCTTAGGCAGCTGCATCAGCTGCATGTTGAACTTTGATGTATTGTTTTTCTCCTAAAAGCTGACTACCGGTGCTGTGCCTAAGATGGTATTTAGTAGTTAAGATCTCACTTTTGTGGCAAACCACAAAAACAGAAGATAAAATAAAGAGTCTTAGGAGACTAAAAACTGCACACACTATGGACATAAGACTACAAATGCAGCATTTCTATAACCCAATTCTGTTCTCCCCTCCTTCCCTTACAGCTTGTAAGAATAACTAAACAATTGAAACTTATAACTTCACCCTTGATAGTTTCTACTCGAACATGCTAAAGGCGCTACTGATGCTCaccaataaaatttaaaaagggCCAAAATAATTCTGTGAAGTGATGCAACTGTTGTGCAGCTAATGTGTATATAACATGGAAATATAAGCAGTCATAATCAGCAGAATTGAATAAATTACTGCAAACCGTTGTGCACTTGTGCTATATCTATGTCTCAACTGCAATTAGGATATAGTCGCACAAAAAAACTGCAATTAGGATATAAATCTAAATCATTCATAACTCATGTGTAGACTTCTAAGCAAGCATAATATACTAAATTAAAACACTCACAGTTCCAACAGAAGGTTTCTCTTTAGTCGCCTGTGTCAATAGCAAACCGCCAGCAGTTTGTTCTTCAGCCTCAGCAACCTGGTACAAAAGGAAATAATTAAATTCAGTAAGTAAAATGGTATTGAAGATATGCTTGTCACAATTCACACTCAAACAGGAAAGAGCATAGCTGCTGCTTAGCGTGCAATACAATGCAGGTTTCCTCTTGGCTAGAGGGAATCTGCGGAGTtattgttcaatttgattttttgaAGGATAAGCCACGATGGAACACAATGCAAACATGCATTGTCTAATCTGAATCATCAAAGGATAAACTATCACAGGACAACAATCACAATGCATGCATACAGGACTGAAAATGGTGCAAATGTAAGACAAGTGCCAAGGAGATTGGCTCAGAATGGAACAGTGGAGGACTGACTCAAGCTGAAAGGAAGAGTGCTCTGGAGAGTATGGAAAGCACAAAATGAAGGAGTGTCTCAAGCAAGCTATGCTTCTATTGTCCAGACTTGACAAAGTACGTGAAGAAAGAATAAGAATAAACAGAGCATCTGCAAAAGACACCATGGAGCTTTTGGTCTAAGTTGTAACTTTCTTGCTCTGTTGTTAAAGGATGAATATTTTGTCTTCTATGCTTTATTATGCTGAAAAAGGTACAAAAGCACTCTTCTAAGCTTGATATAAATCGTGAGGATTATTTATTAGAGATGCCGCCTTTCACATATGGCCTACACAACTTTTGTGTGAAGTTGCCAAGCTAACTGTTGTATGGGgcaatattttcaaaaaatgcTTGCGCGAAATAGGAGTACAGTAACCGATGAGTCAGTATAGTGTCACAATATTATTATTCTTGGTAAACGCACCTTAATGAGAATACGATCATTCAGTGGCTTCAGATCTTTCACACCATCACTTTCGAGAATACCAATGATGTCATCTTCTttcaaaatgagatgattagtcTCATTGAATTCCAACTCTGTGCCAGCGTATTTAGAGTAGACAACTTGTGCACCAATCTGTAACAGATTATAATTATCACTGACAAATTACTCAATTAGTTCATATAGGACAGTACATCAAACAATACTGGTAATGAGGCCAGGGGGCAAATTGTCTTCAAGAACAGAAAACAATGATTCCGATAATTGAAGAAGATTGGACACAGTACAAAATCTCTCAGGCATGCAAGATATACAGCTACTTTCCTTATCCTTGTACCACGGGTGGCACTCCAGTAAAAGCACTTTTAGGTCATTGGTTATCTTTCATTTTGCTATTTCTAAATGTTCACGTACACAGATATAGAATTGTAAACATGTCTGCCTACACCACATAAACTTAGTTGTGTAAAAGCACATACCGGAACACTAATCTCGATGCTGTTACTTCCAATAGTTCTCCCCTCTCCAGCGGCAACAACTTCCCCTCCTTGTGGTTTCGACTGAACTGACACTGGAAGTAATATCCCTCCATCAGTTTTAGCCTCGGAGGTCTTGATTTTCACAAGTACTCTATCTCCCAATGGTTTTACGGAAGTATACTGCAAATTTCACGCAGATATATTAACACAACTGCAAACTTAAAAAGACAAGAGAATTGTGCAATATATTCTCAGAACTTAAATCTGACACATATAGATGAGCAATAAACGTTTGGTGCCCACAGTGACAAGCAGGTATGCACATGAGATATATAACAGTGTAAACGTTCTTTGCTAAAGCGAAAATGCCTCAAGCTTAAATAGAGTTGAAGTTCCATGAATCATAATAGGAGCATTTTCAGTACCTGCCTAAGGTTTACATAAACCTTGTATTCTTGAATCTTCTATAGGTAAGCTCCACCGAACTAAATACAGCCGACTAAATGCGCCCTGAGACAACAGACCGACAGCAGCAGTTTGTTACCTTGGGCGACACAACCGTGGCGGCCCTCACCACGAGCCCGCGGACCCTCCGCCCCCTCGACGCGGCAAGCG
It encodes:
- the LOC133901637 gene encoding 20 kDa chaperonin, chloroplastic-like; this translates as MASVHLPGPRVVVAKQALDGLRLTPPLAASRGRRVRGLVVRAATVVSPKYTSVKPLGDRVLVKIKTSEAKTDGGILLPVSVQSKPQGGEVVAAGEGRTIGSNSIEISVPIGAQVVYSKYAGTELEFNETNHLILKEDDIIGILESDGVKDLKPLNDRILIKVAEAEEQTAGGLLLTQATKEKPSVGTVIAVGPGPLGEDGSRKALSIAPGSKVMYTKYAGSEFKGEDGEYIVLRASDVMAVLS